From the Marinomonas sp. THO17 genome, one window contains:
- the mutL gene encoding DNA mismatch repair endonuclease MutL, producing the protein MKRIHLLSPRLANQIAAGEVVERPASVVKELLENSLDAGASQLDIDVEQGGVRRIKIRDNGAGIVKDDLSLALSRHATSKIVTLDDLEAVSTLGFRGEALASISSVSRMHLTSLAEDESEAWRVEAEGKEMAAAIRPASHPQGTTIDVRDLFFNTPARRKFLRTEKTEFSHLEEVVKRLALSRYETGFRLSHNGKQVYDLRPVTDQLHAEHRLATLLGKKFIENALTLDVEAAGLRLWGWIGLPTFSRSQADLQYFFVNGRVVKDKLVAHAVRQAYRDVLYNGRHPTFVLYLELDPSTVDVNVHPTKHEVRFRDGRLVHDFLFSRIHKAIADVRPESEAAPTGVTDYQNEAAVNSQLSEQSALPLANRPSSGMDWMRQTDFQKSSQNNAQNPSGDSIRSQLNGIQRFSGYAEGFTSSSSPFVEQIDPETGEVTQVATASSVTPFDHVAEKDYQKVPPLGYAVAQIHGVYILSESEQGLIVVDMHAAHERIVYERMKNAFYEKSIATQPLLVPINISVSQSEADLVEESGHVFEAFGFQVERTGLESVMVREVPIILIRGDVENLVRDVISDLSTNGVSDLLESRANELMASMACHGAVRANRKLTIEEMNSLLRDMEITERSGQCNHGRPTWAYLSMSDLDKLFLRGR; encoded by the coding sequence ATGAAAAGAATTCATCTTTTATCTCCTCGTCTTGCCAACCAAATTGCTGCAGGTGAAGTGGTTGAGCGACCAGCGTCCGTTGTTAAGGAATTGCTGGAGAACAGCTTGGACGCTGGTGCTTCTCAATTGGACATTGATGTAGAGCAGGGAGGCGTAAGACGCATAAAAATTCGCGACAATGGTGCTGGTATTGTCAAAGACGATCTGTCCTTGGCGTTGAGTCGTCACGCCACCAGCAAAATTGTCACCTTGGATGATTTGGAAGCTGTGTCTACTCTGGGCTTTCGTGGTGAAGCTTTGGCCAGTATTAGTTCGGTTTCTCGTATGCATTTGACCTCGTTGGCAGAAGATGAGAGTGAAGCTTGGCGTGTTGAAGCAGAAGGCAAGGAGATGGCCGCGGCGATTCGACCGGCTTCCCACCCACAAGGTACCACCATTGACGTACGTGATTTGTTTTTTAATACACCAGCGCGCCGTAAGTTTTTGCGTACTGAAAAAACGGAGTTTTCTCACCTAGAGGAAGTGGTCAAACGTTTGGCGCTGAGTCGTTATGAGACTGGTTTTCGTTTAAGTCATAATGGCAAACAGGTATATGATCTTCGACCAGTGACGGATCAGTTGCACGCGGAACACAGATTGGCCACCTTGTTAGGTAAGAAGTTCATTGAAAATGCTCTGACATTAGATGTGGAAGCGGCTGGTTTGCGCTTATGGGGCTGGATAGGGCTGCCAACCTTTTCTCGTTCACAAGCGGATTTACAATATTTCTTTGTCAATGGCCGAGTGGTTAAAGATAAGTTGGTGGCGCATGCGGTGCGACAAGCGTATCGGGATGTTTTGTATAACGGTCGACATCCAACATTTGTGTTGTATTTAGAGCTGGATCCTTCCACTGTGGATGTCAATGTGCATCCAACCAAGCATGAAGTACGTTTTCGTGATGGTCGTCTAGTACATGACTTTTTATTTAGTCGTATCCATAAAGCCATTGCCGATGTGCGTCCAGAATCAGAAGCGGCTCCAACGGGTGTAACGGATTATCAAAATGAAGCGGCAGTGAATTCGCAACTGTCTGAACAATCGGCTTTGCCTTTAGCCAATCGTCCTTCTTCTGGAATGGATTGGATGCGTCAAACAGATTTTCAAAAGAGTTCGCAAAATAATGCTCAAAATCCATCTGGAGATTCCATTCGTAGTCAGTTAAATGGCATACAGCGTTTTTCTGGATACGCAGAGGGTTTTACCTCATCAAGTTCACCATTCGTTGAGCAGATAGACCCTGAAACTGGCGAAGTGACTCAGGTAGCGACGGCGTCATCGGTAACCCCTTTTGACCATGTGGCGGAAAAGGATTATCAAAAAGTGCCGCCCTTGGGTTATGCCGTGGCGCAAATTCATGGTGTCTATATTTTGTCTGAAAGTGAGCAAGGTTTAATTGTCGTGGACATGCATGCAGCTCACGAGCGCATAGTGTATGAGCGTATGAAAAATGCTTTCTATGAAAAAAGCATTGCGACTCAACCCTTGTTGGTACCGATCAATATTTCCGTGTCACAAAGTGAGGCAGATCTGGTCGAGGAGAGCGGTCACGTATTTGAGGCTTTCGGTTTTCAAGTCGAGCGAACTGGCCTGGAAAGCGTCATGGTAAGAGAAGTGCCTATTATTCTGATACGAGGGGATGTGGAGAATTTAGTGCGTGACGTGATCAGTGATTTATCAACCAATGGAGTCTCGGATTTATTGGAGTCAAGAGCGAATGAGTTGATGGCTTCTATGGCGTGTCACGGTGCAGTGCGTGCCAATCGTAAATTGACCATAGAAGAAATGAATAGTTTACTGCGTGATATGGAAATCACGGAACGCAGTGGGCAATGCAACCACGGACGACCGACATGGGCATATTTAAGTATGTCTGATTTAGATAAACTATTTTTACGGGGTCGCTAA
- the tsaE gene encoding tRNA (adenosine(37)-N6)-threonylcarbamoyltransferase complex ATPase subunit type 1 TsaE: protein MQIEREIYGEVDMEAFGAEFSAALLQGGVVHLEGNLGMGKTTLVRGILRGMGYQGPVKSPTYTIVEPYEIADLEVYHFDLYRVADPEELEFMGIRDYFNERSLCLIEWAEMGQGILPAADLVVHLSLIRQGRHVLIKSLTDKGDHVMTQWQTSLAS from the coding sequence ATGCAAATAGAAAGAGAAATTTATGGTGAAGTGGATATGGAAGCTTTTGGCGCTGAGTTTTCTGCTGCTTTGCTGCAAGGTGGTGTGGTTCATTTAGAAGGTAACTTAGGGATGGGGAAAACGACCCTGGTACGAGGAATTTTGCGTGGTATGGGTTACCAAGGTCCAGTAAAAAGTCCCACTTACACGATAGTTGAGCCTTATGAGATAGCCGATTTAGAGGTATATCATTTTGATTTATATCGTGTTGCGGACCCTGAAGAACTCGAATTCATGGGGATCCGAGATTATTTTAACGAACGGAGTTTGTGTTTAATAGAATGGGCTGAAATGGGGCAAGGTATTTTGCCAGCTGCCGATCTTGTGGTACACCTCTCCTTAATTCGCCAGGGTCGACATGTGCTGATTAAATCCCTTACTGATAAAGGTGATCATGTTATGACGCAATGGCAAACGAGCCTGGCAAGCTAA
- a CDS encoding sulfite exporter TauE/SafE family protein: MDWFLIGLIAIAVFITGISKGGFSGAFGIIAVPLISLQASPVYAAAIMLPILCLMDIFTVQKFWQKWNKQELINCIPAAIAGVILGGLTASWFSADWLKLLVGIIAVGFSINSWPRHKSTSTKRPLSKFVGKCWCVLSGFTSFIAHAGGPPLSVYLLRANLDKTQYVASAAVIFTAINYVKLIPYSMLGQLNTSNILVSLCFAPLAYLGVQLGAWLHYRISTGLFFKCMYSFLFLTGWKLIWDGTIALF; the protein is encoded by the coding sequence ATGGATTGGTTTCTTATTGGCTTAATCGCCATCGCAGTTTTCATTACAGGCATTTCAAAAGGCGGCTTCTCTGGTGCATTTGGCATTATTGCCGTGCCACTAATATCACTACAAGCCTCTCCAGTTTACGCCGCCGCCATCATGCTACCCATCTTATGTTTAATGGACATTTTTACCGTGCAAAAGTTTTGGCAAAAATGGAATAAACAGGAATTAATTAACTGTATTCCCGCCGCCATTGCTGGTGTGATCCTTGGTGGATTAACCGCATCATGGTTCTCAGCTGATTGGTTAAAACTCTTAGTAGGTATTATTGCAGTTGGTTTCAGTATCAATTCATGGCCGCGTCATAAGAGCACATCAACTAAGCGCCCTCTGAGTAAATTCGTCGGCAAATGCTGGTGTGTATTGAGCGGCTTTACCAGTTTTATCGCCCATGCTGGCGGGCCACCTTTAAGTGTTTATTTGCTGCGCGCCAATCTAGACAAAACCCAATACGTCGCCAGCGCTGCCGTCATCTTCACAGCCATAAACTATGTGAAACTCATTCCTTACAGCATGCTAGGACAACTCAATACAAGTAACATACTCGTATCTTTATGCTTCGCCCCACTCGCTTATCTCGGTGTACAACTGGGGGCTTGGTTGCACTATCGTATTTCTACAGGTTTGTTCTTTAAATGCATGTACAGTTTCTTATTTTTAACAGGTTGGAAGCTCATATGGGACGGCACTATTGCCTTATTCTAA
- a CDS encoding flagellar motor protein MotB: protein MALGSNSLIIRRVKKVKKGGHHSSAWKIALADFALAMMAFFLVLWILSVTTPQERKVIQGYFQDPMGAGTAGFSANPIDLGGSPAMSVERKLDLQLPEPGSTDVPSHESMVGNGDASSDSKSLNDLVQQELEQNNIVLAEQRNLRIEVTPIGVRITLLETPDKPMFERGSARMMPDIENTLLTMSPLFNRVKNPIVISGHTDSSKYAGSSGLDNWDLSALRANAARQILEEGGVTDNRFAQVVGLGDTVPYNRFNTASPENRRITITLLTDEAYRKLLAQNRRNFGNAVKQSDIKLTPETVF from the coding sequence ATGGCCTTAGGTTCCAATAGCTTAATTATTCGACGAGTCAAAAAAGTTAAAAAAGGTGGGCATCACAGTAGCGCCTGGAAAATTGCTTTAGCGGATTTTGCTTTGGCAATGATGGCATTCTTTTTGGTGTTATGGATACTCAGTGTAACGACACCTCAAGAGCGAAAAGTCATTCAGGGTTATTTTCAGGATCCAATGGGGGCAGGCACGGCAGGTTTTAGTGCCAATCCGATTGATTTGGGTGGCAGTCCTGCTATGAGTGTAGAGAGAAAATTGGATTTGCAGTTGCCAGAACCTGGCAGTACGGATGTACCTTCTCATGAATCTATGGTGGGCAATGGGGATGCATCTTCGGACTCGAAATCGTTAAATGATTTGGTTCAGCAAGAGTTAGAGCAAAATAACATTGTTTTGGCCGAGCAAAGGAATTTACGTATAGAAGTGACTCCAATCGGAGTGCGAATTACTCTTTTGGAAACGCCAGATAAGCCTATGTTTGAACGTGGCAGTGCACGTATGATGCCTGACATAGAAAATACTTTGCTGACCATGTCACCTCTGTTTAATCGGGTGAAAAACCCCATTGTGATCAGTGGCCATACGGATTCATCGAAATATGCTGGTTCCAGCGGTTTGGATAATTGGGATTTATCGGCGTTACGCGCAAATGCGGCCCGTCAAATTCTGGAGGAAGGAGGTGTTACCGATAATCGTTTTGCACAGGTGGTCGGCTTAGGTGATACTGTGCCATACAATCGATTTAATACCGCCAGCCCTGAGAACCGACGTATTACGATTACTTTGTTAACCGATGAAGCCTATCGTAAATTATTGGCGCAAAATCGTCGTAATTTCGGCAACGCTGTTAAACAGTCAGATATTAAGTTAACGCCTGAAACGGTATTCTGA
- the orn gene encoding oligoribonuclease gives MSLNRDNLIWIDLEMTGLDPEQDTIIEIATVVTDKDLNLLAKGPNLAIHQDKSVMDGMDEWCTQHHGESGLTARVLSSEIDMAAAEAQTIAFLEKYVPAGASPICGNSVGQDRRFLYRYMPNLEAYFHYRYLDVSTIKELARRWKPEALEGFSKSGAHLALDDILESIDELKHYRKTMFGLAL, from the coding sequence ATGAGTTTGAATAGAGACAATTTAATCTGGATTGACCTAGAAATGACGGGCTTGGATCCTGAGCAAGACACCATCATTGAAATTGCCACAGTGGTAACAGATAAAGATTTGAATCTGCTGGCTAAAGGGCCTAATTTAGCGATACATCAAGACAAATCCGTAATGGATGGCATGGATGAGTGGTGTACACAACATCATGGAGAGTCAGGCTTAACGGCACGCGTTTTATCGTCTGAGATCGATATGGCAGCAGCGGAAGCACAGACCATTGCTTTTCTTGAGAAATATGTTCCCGCAGGCGCTTCGCCAATTTGTGGTAACAGTGTGGGTCAGGATCGTCGCTTCTTATACCGTTACATGCCTAACTTGGAGGCCTACTTTCACTACCGTTATCTGGATGTGAGTACTATTAAAGAGTTGGCTCGTCGCTGGAAGCCAGAAGCTTTAGAAGGTTTTAGTAAATCTGGCGCCCATCTGGCATTGGATGATATTTTGGAGTCCATAGATGAATTAAAGCATTACCGTAAAACCATGTTTGGACTGGCTCTGTAA
- a CDS encoding N-acetylmuramoyl-L-alanine amidase, with the protein MQTKFQTLLSIFLFWMASMLSMEVVASEVRDIRVAQQDGITRLVFELSEKSTHRVFPLSNPDRVVVDISDAHLSNAVVNNLSALSSDVLMRVRYAKRNDGVRFVLDLAQAARAKSTELAANQTYGPRIMVELEYGEKKPATIVKSLANLSQEKRDIVIAIDPGHGGKDPGALGQYKVREKDIVLSIGKELARRINEVEGFKAVMTRSTDVFLKLRDRSRVAREANADLMISVHADAFTKPSARGASVWALSLSGKTSEMGRWLAQQENAADLVGGISLDDKDQLLAEVLLDMSMNSTIQMSLNIGQSVLGEMKNVAKLHKNTVQQAGFVVLKSPDIPSILVETGFVSNKTEAKNLSSRTYRVKLAAAIAEGVIDYYTKNAPEGTLVAWKQKKHSDYIYTVSKGDTLSKIARRNQVSLGVLRKANNLKNDVIWVGQKLVIPAG; encoded by the coding sequence ATGCAAACTAAATTTCAAACTTTACTAAGTATTTTTCTGTTCTGGATGGCGTCCATGCTGTCTATGGAAGTTGTCGCATCTGAGGTACGTGATATTCGAGTTGCGCAGCAAGATGGAATAACGCGCTTGGTATTTGAGTTATCTGAAAAATCTACTCATCGAGTCTTTCCGCTCTCCAATCCTGATCGTGTTGTGGTAGACATAAGCGATGCTCATTTGAGTAATGCAGTGGTGAATAACTTATCCGCCTTATCGTCAGATGTGTTGATGAGAGTACGTTATGCTAAGCGCAACGATGGTGTACGTTTTGTATTGGATCTCGCGCAAGCTGCACGAGCCAAAAGTACTGAGCTGGCAGCCAACCAAACCTATGGACCGCGGATTATGGTGGAGCTGGAATACGGTGAAAAAAAGCCTGCGACCATTGTGAAAAGTTTGGCCAATTTATCGCAAGAAAAACGTGACATCGTTATTGCCATTGATCCGGGGCACGGTGGTAAAGACCCTGGGGCACTGGGCCAATACAAGGTGCGTGAAAAAGACATTGTATTATCCATAGGTAAAGAGTTGGCCAGGCGCATTAATGAGGTTGAGGGTTTTAAAGCCGTCATGACTCGCTCTACAGATGTATTTTTAAAATTGCGGGATCGATCACGAGTGGCGCGTGAAGCAAATGCGGATTTGATGATCTCGGTACACGCTGATGCCTTTACGAAACCTAGCGCTCGCGGTGCTTCAGTATGGGCCTTATCGTTAAGCGGTAAAACTTCAGAAATGGGTCGTTGGTTGGCTCAGCAAGAAAATGCGGCTGATCTAGTGGGGGGGATCTCACTGGATGATAAAGACCAACTTTTGGCAGAAGTCTTGCTCGATATGTCAATGAACTCGACCATTCAAATGAGTTTGAACATAGGGCAAAGTGTTCTAGGTGAAATGAAAAATGTTGCTAAGCTGCATAAGAATACCGTTCAGCAGGCGGGTTTTGTGGTGTTAAAATCGCCTGATATACCTTCCATATTGGTGGAAACAGGCTTTGTGTCAAATAAAACGGAAGCCAAAAATTTATCCAGTCGCACTTATCGTGTTAAGTTGGCAGCCGCGATTGCTGAGGGCGTGATTGATTACTACACCAAGAATGCGCCAGAAGGTACCTTGGTTGCTTGGAAGCAGAAAAAACATTCCGATTACATTTATACCGTAAGCAAAGGTGATACCTTATCAAAAATTGCACGTCGTAATCAGGTATCCTTAGGCGTACTGCGTAAAGCCAACAACCTAAAGAATGATGTTATTTGGGTGGGCCAGAAGCTCGTCATTCCAGCCGGATAA
- the motA gene encoding flagellar motor stator protein MotA produces the protein MFAIAGLLVVIISVVSGYVAAHGQLLALWQPFEVIIICGAALGAFMVANPFVVQKKVFTMLPQVITGSRHNKRFYSQLLGLMYCLFQKSRQEGFLSIEEDIESPFTSDLFHRFPDVVRDHEIVEFLTDNYRIFTLTGLPAYEIEAIMDNEIEQIQEELVEPGHALNRVAEGLPGFGIVAAVLGIVITMGAIGGPLEEIGHHVAAALVGTFLGIFLGYGFVGPAAAHLETLGSHELKAYLCIKASLNSVVSGYAPPVAVETGRKLLPPEMRPSFVELSIELQQYR, from the coding sequence ATGTTTGCAATAGCGGGCCTGCTAGTCGTAATTATCAGTGTTGTATCAGGATACGTGGCCGCACATGGACAGTTATTGGCCTTATGGCAGCCTTTTGAAGTCATTATTATTTGTGGTGCCGCATTAGGGGCCTTTATGGTAGCGAATCCTTTCGTTGTTCAGAAAAAAGTCTTTACTATGCTACCGCAAGTGATTACGGGAAGTCGGCACAATAAACGTTTTTATTCTCAGTTATTAGGTTTGATGTATTGTCTGTTTCAGAAAAGTCGTCAAGAGGGATTTTTGTCTATTGAAGAAGACATTGAATCGCCTTTTACCAGTGACTTGTTTCATCGTTTTCCTGATGTGGTTCGTGACCACGAAATAGTGGAGTTCCTCACCGATAATTACCGTATTTTCACTTTAACCGGGTTACCCGCTTATGAAATTGAAGCCATTATGGATAATGAAATAGAACAGATTCAGGAAGAATTAGTGGAACCAGGCCATGCTCTGAATCGTGTGGCTGAAGGCTTACCGGGCTTTGGTATTGTTGCTGCGGTATTAGGGATTGTTATTACCATGGGGGCTATTGGCGGTCCTTTAGAAGAAATAGGGCATCATGTAGCTGCGGCTTTGGTGGGTACCTTTTTGGGTATTTTTTTAGGCTACGGTTTTGTTGGCCCAGCAGCTGCTCATCTTGAAACTTTGGGTAGTCATGAATTGAAGGCTTATTTGTGTATCAAGGCGAGCTTGAACTCTGTGGTGTCTGGTTATGCGCCACCAGTAGCGGTTGAAACAGGTCGCAAATTGCTGCCTCCAGAAATGCGTCCAAGTTTTGTAGAATTGTCGATTGAGCTTCAGCAGTATCGCTAA
- the rsgA gene encoding small ribosomal subunit biogenesis GTPase RsgA → MSKRKLTKQQTWRIEKIQQERVERTKKRSNKAEELLQSSDLGPETQGMVISHFGTQVEVEGTQEPFIGVTTRCNLRANLGQLVTGDQVIWRPKQQEGGVVVATTERHTCLSRPDMHGRLKPVAANIDHIVIVIAAEPVAHANLIDRYLVAAETVGIPPVILLNKCDLINDTNRDDLQILMATYQQLGYQIIRTSTKDQAGMESLYQFLQGKTSVFVGQSGVGKSSLIGTLLPGIEISVGELSQKRKKGTHTTTTARLFHMPKGGDLIDSPGIREFGLWHISEDELLNGFIEFRPHIGYCRFRDCAHEKEPGCAILEALEKGEISQHRFESYLRIKQSIQDNQNNY, encoded by the coding sequence ATGTCGAAGCGAAAACTCACCAAACAACAAACTTGGCGCATTGAAAAAATTCAGCAAGAGCGCGTCGAAAGAACCAAGAAACGCAGTAACAAAGCAGAAGAATTGTTGCAATCTTCTGATCTTGGTCCTGAAACACAAGGCATGGTGATTTCTCACTTCGGCACTCAAGTGGAAGTGGAAGGCACTCAAGAGCCTTTTATTGGTGTCACTACTCGCTGCAACCTACGTGCAAACCTTGGTCAATTGGTAACAGGAGACCAAGTCATTTGGCGTCCTAAACAACAAGAAGGTGGTGTGGTAGTGGCCACCACGGAGCGCCATACCTGCTTGTCACGCCCCGATATGCACGGCCGTCTAAAACCGGTCGCCGCCAACATTGATCATATTGTGATTGTGATTGCCGCTGAACCTGTGGCGCATGCTAACTTGATAGATCGTTATTTGGTCGCAGCCGAAACCGTTGGTATTCCTCCGGTTATCTTGTTAAACAAGTGCGATTTAATCAATGACACTAACCGTGATGATTTGCAAATCCTAATGGCAACTTACCAGCAGCTTGGCTATCAAATCATTCGTACTTCCACTAAAGATCAAGCTGGAATGGAGTCCCTTTATCAATTTCTACAAGGCAAAACCAGTGTTTTTGTGGGTCAATCCGGTGTCGGCAAGTCGTCATTAATCGGCACCCTATTACCCGGCATTGAAATCAGCGTAGGTGAATTATCTCAAAAACGTAAAAAAGGCACTCACACCACAACAACCGCTCGTTTATTCCATATGCCAAAAGGTGGTGATCTCATTGACTCACCCGGCATTCGTGAGTTCGGTTTATGGCACATTAGTGAAGATGAACTGCTCAACGGTTTTATCGAGTTTCGTCCTCATATTGGCTACTGTCGCTTCCGTGATTGCGCCCATGAAAAAGAGCCAGGCTGCGCTATCTTAGAAGCGCTTGAAAAAGGTGAGATTAGCCAACACAGATTTGAAAGCTACTTAAGAATCAAACAATCAATTCAAGACAATCAAAACAACTATTAA
- a CDS encoding HDOD domain-containing protein, which yields MSSKSPSGLNAWLSFLQTKKFPVRAGNLARLKAQIVRQEDTLESMQKNIASDPLLAFAILNEANRIVPNRHTEINTPFHAATMVGMKGIHNLFKHFDAYETRNRKLPERLKAFIRAIQTSYEAATIARHWSIEKLTSHEDDIFWITLFRDTARWLLWYHAFPQMSEIEQRIQNGENASKAETMVLGCRIDELTVHLCTFWESPNNIIESFLTKHIPNAEELQQLAHLAHHPDELPGFTEDKRLTILINNPLIFSYCATKVAHEVERNGWDAKQLAFFYRIISTVMHRRIGEVIRTAHFASTEAARLYNMRGKRPVALQLLDPNLYTAKSASQRPKIVESPLQELKKALARSENQNSKNRANLALKTIKQTIPSTQHSILFKHSKQKAQPLLQFGYKLDVLKNINWSANSKVFNKLSSGVSASHLHGEKLQAMVPGLPGSSDQIIDSESHLMLASAKLNDEEMMIFWLETRSAFKDKDFKTLKQIVSLVHNTKNQSSGRVQ from the coding sequence ATGAGCAGCAAATCTCCATCGGGCCTAAATGCATGGCTGAGTTTTCTTCAGACAAAAAAATTTCCAGTGCGAGCTGGTAATTTGGCTCGCCTAAAGGCGCAAATAGTACGTCAAGAAGACACACTTGAAAGTATGCAAAAGAACATCGCCAGCGACCCGCTTCTCGCCTTCGCTATTTTAAATGAAGCGAATCGCATCGTACCCAATAGGCACACTGAAATTAATACCCCATTCCATGCGGCGACTATGGTGGGAATGAAAGGCATCCACAATTTATTTAAGCATTTTGATGCTTACGAAACCCGCAACCGTAAATTACCCGAGCGTCTAAAAGCCTTTATCAGAGCGATTCAAACCAGCTATGAAGCCGCGACCATTGCCCGTCACTGGTCAATTGAAAAATTAACCAGTCACGAGGATGATATTTTTTGGATTACCCTCTTTCGTGATACCGCACGCTGGTTACTTTGGTATCACGCGTTTCCACAAATGTCGGAAATAGAACAACGCATCCAAAATGGCGAAAACGCCAGTAAAGCTGAGACGATGGTTCTTGGGTGCCGAATTGACGAATTAACCGTACATTTATGCACCTTTTGGGAATCACCAAACAATATTATTGAATCCTTTTTGACCAAACACATTCCCAATGCAGAAGAGTTACAACAGCTAGCACACTTAGCTCATCACCCTGATGAATTACCTGGTTTTACAGAAGACAAACGTTTAACCATTTTAATCAACAATCCTTTGATTTTTTCTTATTGTGCTACCAAAGTGGCCCATGAAGTGGAGCGCAATGGTTGGGACGCCAAACAACTGGCATTTTTCTACCGCATCATTTCTACCGTCATGCATCGCCGTATTGGCGAGGTCATTCGCACTGCCCATTTTGCCTCCACCGAAGCCGCTAGGCTTTATAACATGCGCGGCAAACGGCCTGTCGCTTTACAACTATTAGATCCAAATTTGTATACTGCAAAAAGCGCTTCTCAGCGCCCAAAAATTGTTGAATCGCCATTACAAGAGTTGAAAAAAGCCTTAGCCAGAAGCGAGAATCAAAATAGTAAAAATCGAGCCAATTTGGCACTTAAAACCATCAAACAAACCATTCCAAGCACTCAACACTCTATTTTGTTTAAACACAGCAAACAGAAAGCGCAGCCATTACTTCAATTTGGCTACAAGCTTGACGTGCTCAAAAACATTAATTGGAGCGCCAATTCAAAAGTCTTTAACAAACTTTCCAGCGGTGTCTCGGCAAGCCACCTGCATGGTGAAAAATTACAGGCTATGGTTCCCGGCCTGCCAGGATCCTCAGACCAAATTATTGATTCAGAAAGTCACTTAATGCTGGCTTCGGCTAAATTAAACGATGAAGAAATGATGATATTTTGGTTGGAAACCCGCAGTGCATTTAAAGACAAAGATTTCAAGACACTCAAACAAATAGTATCGTTAGTTCATAACACAAAAAATCAATCATCAGGACGAGTACAGTGA
- the asd gene encoding archaetidylserine decarboxylase (Phosphatidylserine decarboxylase is synthesized as a single chain precursor. Generation of the pyruvoyl active site from a Ser is coupled to cleavage of a Gly-Ser bond between the larger (beta) and smaller (alpha chains). It is an integral membrane protein.): protein MTKDQLFAFAQHITPQKSLSRIIGRIAECENTWVKNTFINQFVKKYQVDMSEAVNSDPSSYRNFNDFFTREIRSELRPITRKRNGIACPADGAISQLGKIEHGTLFQAKGHHYSLTSLLGGDASLSDQFLGGSFATVYLSPKDYHRVHMPLAGKLTKMIHVPGKLFSVNKVTAEQIPNVFARNERTVCLFDTEAGPMAVILVGAMIVASIETVWAGQVTPFNKQVVTWDYTSLSDVKLKKGEEMGRFKLGSTAIVLFGKDAVEWEDTLEADSPTKMGMAFGKVIKS, encoded by the coding sequence GTGACGAAAGATCAATTATTTGCCTTTGCGCAGCACATCACACCTCAAAAATCTCTATCGCGCATCATCGGGCGTATTGCGGAATGCGAAAACACCTGGGTAAAAAATACTTTTATTAACCAGTTTGTTAAAAAGTATCAAGTTGACATGTCTGAAGCGGTAAACAGTGATCCTTCGTCTTACCGTAACTTCAACGATTTTTTCACGCGAGAAATTCGTTCAGAACTTAGGCCCATTACTCGTAAAAGAAATGGCATCGCTTGTCCTGCCGATGGCGCAATCAGTCAATTAGGCAAGATAGAGCATGGCACCCTTTTCCAAGCCAAAGGCCATCATTATAGCCTGACTAGCCTACTGGGCGGAGATGCCTCATTATCTGATCAGTTTTTAGGTGGCTCGTTTGCGACTGTTTACTTATCGCCGAAAGATTACCACCGTGTTCATATGCCATTAGCAGGCAAGCTGACTAAGATGATTCATGTTCCCGGCAAGCTCTTTTCCGTAAACAAAGTCACTGCGGAGCAAATTCCTAATGTATTCGCTCGCAATGAAAGAACCGTTTGCCTTTTTGACACCGAAGCAGGCCCAATGGCAGTCATTTTAGTTGGCGCTATGATTGTGGCTAGCATCGAAACCGTATGGGCAGGTCAAGTCACTCCTTTTAATAAACAAGTGGTTACTTGGGACTACACCTCTTTAAGCGATGTTAAATTAAAGAAAGGTGAAGAAATGGGACGCTTTAAACTGGGTTCCACTGCCATCGTCTTATTTGGCAAAGATGCCGTTGAGTGGGAAGATACCCTAGAAGCCGATAGCCCAACCAAAATGGGCATGGCATTTGGTAAAGTGATTAAGAGTTAA